Proteins encoded in a region of the Vicia villosa cultivar HV-30 ecotype Madison, WI linkage group LG5, Vvil1.0, whole genome shotgun sequence genome:
- the LOC131603810 gene encoding protein OXIDATIVE STRESS 3-like, translating into MRDFLLDILQSQSTMDAKSNSDWIIKNDDDTEDSISSYFSSSEMDDDDQEVSSSSTSSLSSSSSSNLNGPLYELSELMNHLPIKRGLSMFYQGKAQSFCSLARVESIEDLPKKEKPNYRNKVRSCKSFGLCTPKGTISKKTSRGPCLSVKISRRNRFLGDSS; encoded by the exons ATGAGAGATTTTCTTCTTGACATATTACAATCACAATCAACTATGGATGCAAAAAGTAACTCCGATTGGATTATTAAGAATGATGATGATACAGAAGATTcaatttcttcatatttttcttcATCAGAGATGGATGATGATGATCAAGAAGTATCATCCTCTTCAACTTCTAGTTTGTCATCTTCCTCTTCATCAAATTTAAATGGTCCTTTATATGAATTATCAGAGCTCATGAATCATCTTCCTATAAA GAGAGGATTGTCTATGTTTTATCAAGGGAAAGCACAATCTTTTTGTTCATTAGCAAGGGTGGAAAGCATAGAAGATCTTCCTAAGAAAGAGAAACCAAATTACAGAAATAAAGTGAGATCatgcaagagctttggtttgtGCACTCCAAAGGGAACAATATCAAAGAAAACTTCAAGAGGACCTTGTTTATCAGTAAAAATTTCTAGAAGAAATAGATTCCTTGGAGACTCTAGCTAG